A region of Dermabacter vaginalis DNA encodes the following proteins:
- a CDS encoding type II toxin-antitoxin system PemK/MazF family toxin: MTLTRGNIYWVDLGYGEKPFLVVSNNARNRALKSAIVARITTSEKPPLESIVKLSSYDPLVGRVLCDDLETIDEDEVLRHGGALSLHTMQLVDRGLRAALALR; the protein is encoded by the coding sequence ATGACCCTCACTCGCGGGAATATTTACTGGGTAGACCTGGGATACGGAGAAAAGCCCTTTCTCGTCGTTTCCAACAATGCACGCAACCGAGCCCTGAAGAGTGCGATCGTCGCCCGAATAACGACATCCGAAAAACCCCCGCTCGAGAGCATCGTGAAACTCAGCTCGTACGATCCCCTCGTGGGCCGAGTACTATGCGACGATCTCGAAACGATTGATGAAGACGAGGTACTCCGCCACGGTGGCGCGCTCTCACTCCACACAATGCAGCTCGTTGACCGCGGCTTACGCGCCGCACTGGCCCTAAGGTGA
- the galE gene encoding UDP-glucose 4-epimerase GalE: MNHPVKVLISGGAGYIGSTVASRLRDEGFEVVVLDNLITGRREFVEGLTFYEGDIDDRALLDRIYEEHPDIAVVLHFAALIVVPDSVADPLGYYEANISKSLAFVRGLIANGCTQLVFSSSASIYAVSEDFSVDESSELAPTSPYARSKAMFEVMLQDIAAATDLNVLSLRYFNPIGSDPKFRTGLQIASPSHALGKLIEAYRGDTEFQITGTDYPTRDGSGIRDYVNIWDLAEAHVAAVRESAKIAADSAYQVINLGTGEGTTVRELVAAFERVVGRSVRVVEAPRRPGDSAGAFTRSRKAAELLNWTASSSLEDGIASTLEWFDRRKLILPDLAD; encoded by the coding sequence ATGAATCACCCGGTCAAAGTGCTCATTTCAGGGGGTGCTGGCTACATTGGAAGCACGGTTGCTTCTAGGCTTCGAGACGAAGGTTTCGAGGTAGTCGTTCTGGACAATCTCATCACCGGTCGACGTGAGTTCGTTGAGGGCTTGACGTTCTATGAGGGTGATATCGACGATCGTGCCCTACTAGACCGGATCTATGAGGAGCATCCTGACATCGCAGTCGTGCTTCATTTTGCAGCACTGATAGTGGTTCCCGATTCGGTTGCGGACCCGCTGGGATACTATGAAGCGAACATCAGCAAGTCTCTGGCGTTCGTGCGCGGATTGATTGCGAACGGCTGTACGCAGCTTGTGTTTAGTAGTTCGGCCTCAATCTACGCTGTGAGTGAGGACTTTTCGGTAGACGAGAGCTCAGAACTGGCCCCTACGAGTCCATACGCTAGAAGCAAAGCGATGTTTGAGGTAATGCTTCAAGACATCGCTGCGGCGACCGACCTCAACGTACTGTCGTTGCGTTACTTCAATCCCATCGGCTCTGACCCTAAGTTCAGAACCGGGCTTCAAATAGCGTCACCCTCGCACGCCCTCGGTAAGTTGATCGAAGCATACCGAGGCGATACTGAATTCCAAATCACGGGCACTGATTATCCCACTCGAGACGGTTCGGGAATTAGGGATTATGTCAATATTTGGGATCTCGCAGAGGCGCATGTTGCTGCAGTAAGGGAGAGTGCAAAAATCGCAGCCGACTCCGCCTATCAAGTTATTAACTTGGGCACAGGTGAAGGAACTACTGTTCGTGAGCTAGTCGCCGCGTTCGAGCGCGTGGTTGGGAGGAGTGTGCGTGTCGTTGAAGCTCCGCGTCGTCCTGGCGACAGCGCTGGGGCGTTTACTCGTTCCAGGAAGGCGGCGGAGCTCTTGAACTGGACTGCATCGTCGTCTCTTGAGGACGGTATTGCGAGTACCCTGGAGTGGTTCGACCGTCGGAAGCTTATACTCCCCGATTTGGCGGACTGA
- a CDS encoding MFS transporter gives MKPKRGHERSEWRELAANGSFQRYWFGATMGALGFSMLGLPLELYALDSTGSAQSAAAIVSCIAVSQLVCAPLAGWLADLFSRKQVILACEIGRACVCFLVVVIVAGSGPLWSLYLCCVVFGIVQSAGAPARAVMLRDLVSERTLFSALRQDEIRLNIARIGAPPLGGALYALGEGWVFVACLVGFITSALAISSIRVAEPRRLPGCEAAGDSESIWGMVRNASGVLLGVACIAASSASAGTLVVVTLRATGGGSAQVGSVLACEAVGGIVGALVLRKAIVSRLGVCVGVSLTAVLVCCVLFGVVQSWWAAAVLLIVSGLASAITGIALDSALFSKVGGAVRGRAISSTFVLIGLGGVSGRLAMGTSLDHFATPVAVALVAGGIGTIGVLSLLLGVLVRSEVA, from the coding sequence GTGAAGCCTAAGCGCGGGCACGAGAGATCAGAGTGGAGAGAGCTCGCAGCTAATGGTTCGTTCCAGAGGTATTGGTTCGGCGCGACGATGGGGGCGCTCGGATTCTCGATGCTCGGGCTACCGCTGGAATTGTATGCCTTAGATTCTACGGGTAGCGCGCAGAGTGCCGCGGCTATTGTCTCATGCATTGCGGTTTCACAGCTTGTCTGTGCTCCCCTGGCCGGGTGGCTTGCGGATCTATTTTCGCGCAAGCAAGTCATACTTGCCTGTGAGATTGGCAGGGCATGCGTTTGTTTTCTGGTTGTCGTTATTGTCGCAGGCTCTGGTCCGCTGTGGTCACTCTATTTGTGCTGCGTTGTATTTGGCATTGTGCAATCTGCCGGGGCCCCGGCGAGAGCCGTAATGCTTCGCGACCTTGTAAGCGAGCGGACTCTTTTTAGCGCGCTGCGCCAGGACGAGATCCGCTTGAACATCGCCAGGATTGGCGCCCCGCCGCTCGGTGGCGCGCTTTACGCTCTCGGTGAGGGTTGGGTGTTTGTAGCTTGCCTGGTCGGCTTCATAACGTCTGCTTTGGCAATTTCGTCGATTCGTGTCGCCGAGCCTAGGCGCCTGCCTGGGTGTGAAGCGGCAGGGGATAGCGAGTCAATTTGGGGTATGGTGCGTAACGCTTCCGGTGTTCTGTTAGGGGTTGCCTGCATTGCGGCATCGTCCGCTTCTGCTGGGACACTGGTTGTGGTGACGCTTAGAGCTACCGGCGGAGGTAGCGCTCAAGTCGGTTCTGTGTTGGCATGTGAGGCAGTCGGTGGGATTGTGGGGGCACTGGTTCTCCGAAAAGCTATCGTTTCTCGGCTTGGTGTGTGCGTTGGTGTGTCGCTAACTGCGGTGCTCGTTTGTTGTGTGCTGTTCGGTGTTGTACAGAGCTGGTGGGCGGCGGCCGTCCTTCTCATAGTGTCGGGGCTTGCGAGCGCAATCACTGGTATAGCGCTCGACTCCGCTTTGTTCAGTAAGGTTGGGGGTGCCGTGCGTGGCCGGGCGATTTCTTCGACGTTTGTGCTTATCGGATTAGGCGGTGTGTCCGGTAGGTTGGCAATGGGCACGAGTCTAGATCATTTTGCGACGCCAGTCGCTGTTGCTCTAGTCGCTGGCGGGATCGGGACTATTGGTGTGTTGTCGCTGCTTCTGGGTGTGTTGGTCCGTTCTGAAGTGGCATGA
- a CDS encoding Panacea domain-containing protein encodes MATVFDVAAEFLKRSKGNSISPLKLQKLCFYAFGWYAHQTDEPLFDERFWAMEFGPVVGELLSAHAQKKKFTLEQLEAQFTVRDMVPGELGGYERAVIGAVWDSYGDMTPGELVEETHKEQVWIDAWGARPSGSRRADLPHGTLVDYFMSIDPKRVEGLELPDPRGTLEDSSWLKSFDTSEPKLSQRFIDEITDHYLSHAI; translated from the coding sequence ATGGCGACTGTTTTTGATGTGGCGGCTGAGTTTTTGAAGCGAAGCAAGGGCAACTCCATCTCGCCTCTCAAGCTCCAAAAGCTCTGCTTCTATGCCTTCGGCTGGTATGCCCACCAGACTGATGAGCCATTGTTCGATGAGCGGTTTTGGGCGATGGAGTTCGGCCCCGTCGTAGGGGAGCTACTGAGTGCACATGCCCAGAAGAAGAAGTTCACTCTCGAACAGCTCGAAGCGCAGTTCACGGTACGTGACATGGTGCCTGGCGAGCTCGGAGGCTACGAACGCGCGGTCATTGGTGCCGTGTGGGATAGCTATGGCGACATGACCCCTGGTGAGTTGGTCGAGGAGACCCACAAAGAGCAAGTGTGGATAGACGCTTGGGGTGCGCGACCTTCGGGAAGCAGGCGCGCAGACCTCCCGCACGGCACGCTCGTGGACTATTTCATGAGCATTGATCCGAAGAGGGTTGAGGGGCTTGAGCTGCCTGATCCTCGAGGCACGCTCGAAGATTCCTCGTGGCTCAAGAGCTTCGATACCTCCGAACCGAAACTCTCTCAGAGGTTCATTGACGAGATCACCGATCATTACCTTTCGCACGCGATCTAA
- a CDS encoding sarcosine oxidase subunit beta family protein, which yields MAEELPQHPDFLWDNPDPKKTYDAIVVGGGGHGLATAYYLAKNHGMTNIALLEKGWLAGGNMARNTTIIRSNYLWNESAAIYEHAMKLWEGLTEELEYEMFFSQRGVLNLAHTLGDVRESVRRVEANKLNGVDAEWLTPEQVKEVCPILNISDNVRYPVMGATYQPRAGIAKHDWVAWGYARKCNELGVDIIQNCEVTKVLSDGGRAIGVETTRGRILAPKIALAAAGHTTTLTDQLGVRVPTQSHPLQALVSELFEPVHPTVVMSNHVHMYVSQAHKGELVMGAGIDQYNGYAQRGSFHVVSEQIAAAIELFPVFSRAHLLRTWGGIVDVTLDASPIMSLCDVEGVYINCGWGTGGFKATPACGWAFAYTVANDRPHELNEPFSLERFTTGHLIDEHGAAAVAH from the coding sequence GTGGCGGAAGAACTACCCCAACACCCCGATTTCCTGTGGGATAACCCAGACCCGAAGAAAACCTACGACGCGATCGTCGTGGGCGGCGGTGGTCACGGACTCGCGACCGCGTATTACCTCGCAAAAAACCACGGGATGACCAACATCGCCCTCCTTGAAAAGGGGTGGCTCGCGGGCGGCAACATGGCCCGCAACACCACGATCATCCGGTCGAACTACCTGTGGAACGAATCCGCGGCGATCTACGAGCACGCCATGAAGCTGTGGGAGGGCCTCACCGAAGAACTCGAGTACGAAATGTTCTTCTCCCAGCGCGGCGTGCTCAATCTTGCGCACACGCTCGGCGACGTGCGCGAATCGGTGCGCAGGGTCGAAGCGAACAAGCTCAACGGCGTGGACGCCGAGTGGCTCACCCCCGAGCAGGTCAAAGAGGTGTGCCCGATCCTCAACATCAGCGACAACGTGCGCTACCCCGTCATGGGCGCGACCTATCAGCCACGCGCGGGCATCGCCAAACACGACTGGGTCGCGTGGGGCTACGCGCGCAAGTGCAACGAACTTGGCGTAGACATCATCCAAAATTGCGAGGTCACGAAGGTCCTTTCCGACGGCGGCCGCGCCATCGGCGTAGAGACTACTCGCGGGAGAATCCTCGCCCCCAAGATTGCCCTCGCGGCCGCGGGCCACACCACGACCCTCACGGATCAACTCGGGGTGCGCGTGCCTACCCAGTCGCATCCGCTTCAAGCACTCGTCTCGGAACTGTTCGAGCCCGTGCACCCCACGGTCGTGATGAGCAACCACGTGCACATGTACGTGTCGCAGGCTCACAAGGGTGAGCTCGTGATGGGCGCGGGAATCGACCAGTACAACGGCTACGCTCAGCGCGGCTCATTCCACGTGGTCTCCGAGCAGATTGCCGCGGCAATCGAACTCTTCCCCGTGTTCTCCCGTGCGCACCTGCTGCGCACATGGGGCGGGATCGTGGACGTCACGCTCGATGCCTCCCCCATCATGTCGCTGTGCGACGTCGAGGGCGTGTACATCAACTGCGGGTGGGGCACGGGCGGCTTCAAGGCCACCCCCGCGTGCGGCTGGGCTTTCGCTTACACGGTCGCGAACGACCGCCCGCACGAACTCAATGAACCGTTCTCGCTTGAACGGTTCACGACCGGCCATTTGATCGACGAGCACGGCGCCGCTGCCGTCGCTCACTAA
- a CDS encoding sarcosine oxidase subunit delta → MLLLTCPHCGDRDEIEFHYGGEAHVAYPEKTAELSDAEWAHYLFYRSNPKGEYAERWLHTGGCRKWFNALRDTATHEFLAFYPAGEKRPELHGGNEAAQTRGETK, encoded by the coding sequence ATGCTTCTTCTCACGTGCCCCCACTGCGGCGACCGCGACGAGATTGAGTTCCACTACGGCGGCGAGGCCCACGTGGCCTACCCCGAGAAAACCGCGGAGTTGAGCGATGCCGAATGGGCCCACTACCTGTTCTACCGTTCGAATCCTAAAGGCGAGTACGCCGAGCGTTGGCTGCACACGGGCGGCTGCCGCAAGTGGTTCAATGCCCTGCGCGACACGGCAACCCACGAGTTCCTCGCGTTTTACCCGGCGGGCGAGAAACGCCCCGAGCTTCACGGCGGCAATGAAGCCGCGCAGACGAGGGGAGAGACCAAGTGA